Proteins encoded together in one uncultured Sphaerochaeta sp. window:
- a CDS encoding glutathione peroxidase codes for MNVYDYSVQDREGKQVDLSEYKGKVLLIVNTATQCGFTPQYTELEKLYETYQGKGFEILDFPCNQFDGQAPEAIEEIHEICKLKYGTKFPQFGKVEVNGEDALPLYKYLKSKKGFAGFDMSHRIGPILDGKLREVDSEYEKDPSIKWNFTKFLVDRNGEVVTRFEPTHDLGDVAVSVEKLL; via the coding sequence ATGAACGTATATGATTACTCAGTACAAGACCGGGAAGGAAAACAGGTAGACCTTTCCGAGTATAAAGGCAAGGTACTCCTGATTGTGAACACTGCCACTCAGTGTGGTTTTACCCCTCAGTACACTGAGCTGGAGAAGCTCTATGAAACCTATCAGGGAAAGGGTTTTGAAATCCTGGACTTTCCCTGCAACCAGTTCGATGGACAAGCTCCCGAGGCAATCGAGGAGATCCACGAAATCTGCAAGCTCAAGTATGGAACCAAGTTTCCTCAGTTCGGAAAGGTAGAAGTCAACGGTGAAGATGCTCTTCCCTTGTATAAGTACCTGAAGAGCAAGAAGGGATTCGCAGGGTTCGACATGAGCCACAGGATTGGTCCTATTCTTGATGGAAAATTGCGTGAGGTTGACTCCGAGTATGAGAAGGATCCGTCGATCAAATGGAACTTTACCAAGTTCCTCGTTGACAGAAATGGGGAAGTGGTTACCCGTTTTGAGCCGACTCATGATCTTGGTGATGTAGCCGTTTCCGTCGAGAAACTTTTGTAA
- a CDS encoding glycoside hydrolase family 2 TIM barrel-domain containing protein, whose translation MDTLFLHHKAWQQPSITSVNRLPINSLPPSFSSVEDAMHWAKEGPEGWDQRESPYQVRLNGTWSFRYYENPLQVEDEVVKKDCDLDFDPIRVPGAWSVQGWDKPHYTNVIMPFKNTPPFPPEQNPTGVYKKQFIIDDEWMNRKTILKVGSAESYLEVYLNGSFVGMSKDSRLPASFDLTPVLEKGENTLVLIVVRYSDASYVEDQDQWWFGGIHRTVVLISEGSNALEDVKVTPTLDDTFSKAHIHIKAPYAGGDGQVMLASLYDPDGALIISRHVTGSLGSYETTFEVDHPELWSSEKPVLYCLSFSLDAEREHRSCMVGLRKVEIARRALLINGKRVLIKGVNRHEHDERSAKTLSTSSMVRDIKLMKRYNFNAVRTCHYPDDEIWYALCDKYGLYVMDEANIETHANYDSICRDEAWASCFLDRVQRMVRRDYNHPSVIIWSLGNESGHGNNHDSCAGWIRYYDKNRPIHYEGANRDEWGQGPHSLSSLKRGRFTTDIIAPMYPPISLIEEWDHTTEPDKDDRPLIMCEYSHAMGNSNGSLGDYWRVIKKSRGIQGGFIWDWVDQGILVDEEGAPVGFSSQGYRNKDGIKAWRYGGDFGDQPTDYDFCLNGLVLPDRTVKPAMAECLKVQQSIQITSEHPSGGTFTLINEQDFTSTEHLSIRYRLVSEADPKVLEGMLSLPAVDPGCRQDFTVPEVLGGEGRSMMRYGETFLLFEIYLKEHTAYADAGHVVAWQQFKLCEAPKKAFPIPEASLAKTQKGSFLVETEAYRAKIGEDGLLHSLAFAGQKELLASPLRVNLFRCPTENDGIKTLQSNTDEPEYEFYHDNKAFGPWFKHKLNQVCMVLEDIHQEEGQLCTQHRLENPDKEIFGTFIQHWVFSSDKLHYQCTFDLNDTVGEYPRVGLACDLERRWSACRYFGLGPQENYPDRKDGAIMGEYHATVDELFVPYIVPQDYGVHTALRRLDLYDGNTGSVQFSSDSPFSFAFHRYTTDELWKKLHADKLEQSKLHHLYLDAAVRGVGTATCGPDTLQEYRLPSGIYRLSFTLSSSR comes from the coding sequence ATGGATACGTTGTTTCTTCACCACAAAGCTTGGCAACAGCCGTCGATCACCTCGGTCAATCGGCTTCCGATCAACAGTCTACCCCCATCTTTTTCATCCGTAGAAGATGCAATGCATTGGGCGAAAGAAGGTCCAGAAGGGTGGGACCAGAGGGAATCCCCTTACCAGGTCAGGCTGAATGGAACTTGGTCTTTCAGGTATTATGAGAACCCCCTCCAGGTGGAGGACGAGGTTGTAAAAAAGGATTGTGATCTTGACTTCGATCCCATCAGGGTTCCAGGGGCGTGGAGTGTGCAAGGATGGGACAAGCCACACTATACCAATGTGATCATGCCATTCAAGAACACCCCTCCATTTCCTCCAGAGCAAAATCCTACCGGGGTGTACAAGAAACAGTTCATTATCGACGACGAATGGATGAACAGAAAGACAATTCTCAAGGTTGGTAGTGCTGAGAGCTATCTGGAGGTGTATCTCAATGGCTCGTTCGTCGGAATGAGCAAGGATTCCAGGCTCCCCGCGTCCTTTGACCTTACCCCTGTGCTGGAAAAAGGGGAGAATACCCTTGTCCTGATTGTGGTTCGCTATAGTGATGCATCCTATGTGGAAGACCAGGACCAGTGGTGGTTTGGCGGTATCCATCGCACAGTTGTCCTGATCAGTGAGGGAAGCAATGCCCTAGAAGATGTGAAGGTTACACCCACCCTGGATGATACCTTCTCCAAAGCCCACATCCACATCAAAGCACCCTATGCTGGAGGGGACGGGCAGGTGATGCTTGCAAGTCTCTATGACCCAGATGGGGCCTTGATCATATCTCGCCATGTAACGGGTAGTTTGGGATCCTATGAGACCACCTTTGAAGTGGATCACCCAGAGCTGTGGAGCAGTGAGAAGCCGGTACTGTACTGCCTCAGTTTCTCCTTGGATGCAGAGAGGGAGCATCGCTCTTGTATGGTAGGGCTGAGAAAGGTGGAAATTGCACGTAGAGCTCTCCTGATAAACGGGAAGCGGGTCTTGATCAAGGGTGTGAACCGACATGAGCATGACGAACGGTCAGCAAAGACATTGAGCACAAGCAGTATGGTGCGGGATATCAAGCTGATGAAACGGTACAACTTCAATGCAGTGAGAACCTGTCACTATCCGGATGATGAAATCTGGTACGCGCTTTGTGATAAATACGGTCTGTATGTCATGGATGAAGCGAATATCGAGACCCACGCGAACTACGACAGCATCTGTCGTGACGAAGCGTGGGCATCCTGCTTTCTGGATCGGGTACAGAGGATGGTCCGTCGTGACTACAACCATCCCTCGGTCATTATCTGGTCACTGGGAAATGAGAGTGGACATGGGAACAACCATGACTCGTGCGCTGGTTGGATACGGTACTACGACAAGAACCGCCCCATACACTACGAAGGGGCAAACCGCGACGAGTGGGGGCAGGGACCCCATTCCCTTTCCAGCTTAAAGCGGGGAAGGTTTACCACAGACATCATCGCCCCAATGTATCCCCCCATCTCCCTGATCGAGGAATGGGACCATACCACTGAGCCTGACAAGGATGACCGCCCCTTGATCATGTGTGAATACAGCCATGCGATGGGAAACTCCAATGGAAGCCTGGGCGACTACTGGAGGGTTATCAAGAAAAGTCGTGGGATACAGGGCGGATTCATCTGGGATTGGGTCGACCAAGGAATTCTGGTGGATGAGGAAGGAGCCCCGGTGGGTTTCTCTTCCCAGGGTTATAGGAACAAGGATGGAATAAAAGCGTGGCGCTATGGTGGGGATTTTGGTGATCAGCCTACTGATTACGATTTCTGCCTCAACGGCCTGGTGCTCCCTGACCGTACGGTCAAGCCCGCGATGGCTGAATGCCTCAAGGTACAGCAGTCCATTCAGATAACCAGTGAGCATCCATCGGGCGGAACATTCACCCTTATCAACGAACAGGATTTTACCAGCACGGAGCATCTGTCCATCCGTTACCGCCTGGTCAGCGAGGCTGACCCCAAGGTATTGGAGGGGATGCTCTCCCTTCCTGCTGTGGATCCCGGTTGCCGTCAGGACTTTACCGTACCTGAGGTACTGGGTGGAGAAGGGCGCTCCATGATGCGCTATGGAGAGACATTCTTGCTCTTCGAAATCTACCTCAAGGAACATACCGCATATGCAGATGCTGGCCATGTAGTGGCTTGGCAACAGTTCAAGCTCTGTGAGGCTCCCAAAAAGGCTTTCCCGATTCCAGAGGCTTCATTGGCAAAAACCCAGAAGGGATCATTCCTGGTGGAGACGGAGGCTTACCGAGCGAAGATCGGGGAGGACGGGCTTTTGCATAGCCTTGCCTTTGCTGGTCAGAAAGAGTTGCTTGCGAGCCCCCTCAGGGTAAATCTGTTCCGCTGTCCAACCGAGAATGACGGCATCAAGACACTGCAGTCCAATACCGATGAGCCGGAGTATGAATTCTACCACGACAATAAGGCCTTCGGTCCTTGGTTCAAGCATAAGCTGAACCAGGTATGCATGGTCTTGGAGGACATCCATCAGGAGGAAGGGCAACTCTGCACGCAACATCGCTTGGAGAACCCGGACAAGGAGATCTTTGGTACCTTCATCCAGCATTGGGTCTTTTCTTCTGATAAACTGCACTATCAATGTACCTTCGACCTGAATGACACTGTGGGGGAATACCCAAGAGTGGGACTTGCCTGTGATCTTGAACGGAGGTGGTCTGCATGTCGTTATTTTGGCTTGGGTCCACAAGAGAACTACCCAGACCGCAAGGATGGGGCGATCATGGGAGAGTACCACGCGACAGTAGACGAGCTCTTTGTTCCTTACATTGTTCCCCAGGATTATGGAGTGCATACAGCCCTCAGGCGCTTGGACCTCTATGATGGCAACACGGGGAGCGTGCAGTTCAGTAGTGATTCTCCCTTCTCCTTTGCCTTCCACAGATATACGACTGATGAGTTATGGAAAAAGCTTCACGCGGACAAGCTGGAGCAGAGTAAATTACATCATCTGTATCTGGATGCAGCGGTAAGGGGAGTGGGGACTGCAACCTGCGGCCCTGATACGCTTCAGGAGTATCGCCTTCCCAGTGGTATTTATCGCCTCTCATTCACCCTCAGCAGCAGTCGCTGA
- a CDS encoding carbohydrate ABC transporter permease, with product MNKRQGASIAKYVFLIIICLFSVFPFYFMVVGATNKSVDIIKGRLFFGTFLFENIKTLATNVRLGNAFWNSLRNALANTAAALLVCSLAGYGFQIYRDKGKDTLMGLLLLSMMVPFAALMVPLFRMFSQAKLLDTTMGFILPTISTAFLIFFFRQSSESFPIETVQAARVDGLGEFGIFFRIYVPIMAPTFAAAAIVTFMNAWNNYLWPLIIMQSQDSQTMPLLITGLTAGYTTDYGILMLSVTITTLPTLILFFTQQRRFVEGVLGSVK from the coding sequence ATGAACAAGCGACAAGGTGCATCCATAGCAAAATATGTATTTCTGATTATCATCTGCCTGTTCTCTGTGTTTCCGTTCTACTTCATGGTGGTCGGTGCAACTAACAAGAGTGTGGACATCATAAAGGGTAGGCTTTTCTTCGGGACCTTCCTGTTTGAGAACATCAAGACCCTTGCTACGAACGTGCGACTGGGAAATGCATTTTGGAACTCACTGCGAAATGCCTTGGCCAATACGGCAGCCGCCCTGCTGGTCTGCAGCCTCGCAGGGTATGGATTCCAGATCTATCGAGACAAGGGAAAGGATACCTTGATGGGGTTGCTTTTGCTCTCTATGATGGTTCCCTTCGCTGCCCTCATGGTCCCCCTCTTCAGGATGTTCAGCCAGGCAAAGTTGCTTGATACGACCATGGGATTCATTCTTCCCACGATCTCTACCGCCTTCCTGATTTTCTTTTTCCGTCAGAGCAGCGAATCTTTTCCCATTGAGACTGTGCAGGCTGCCCGGGTCGATGGGCTGGGGGAGTTTGGCATCTTTTTCAGGATCTATGTGCCCATCATGGCTCCCACCTTTGCAGCGGCTGCTATTGTTACATTCATGAATGCATGGAATAATTACCTATGGCCTCTGATCATCATGCAGAGTCAGGATAGTCAGACCATGCCTCTCCTGATCACCGGCCTGACCGCAGGGTATACTACCGATTATGGTATTCTGATGCTCTCTGTCACCATCACAACCCTGCCGACCTTGATCCTCTTCTTTACCCAACAGAGACGGTTTGTTGAAGGGGTGCTCGGCTCGGTTAAATAA
- a CDS encoding sugar ABC transporter permease has protein sequence MAKSNLTRKINLYGWLFVIPAALFIFILNFYPMISAFLLSLQSGRGNNLKFAGLKNYARLFEDEMFLTSVGNVVTYLVIQVPIMLLFALVLATMLNDPKLKGRGIFRTMIFLPCATSLVSSAMIFKSFFSIDGIMNTALVGIGMLSEPISWLTHPVWAKFVIILTITWRWTGYNTVFYLAGLQNINRNVYEAARIDGASASRQFFSITIPLLKPVILLTTIMSTNGTLQLFDEVRTLTNGGPGIATLSISQYIYNLSFMYNPQFGYAAAVSYAILVMVAVLSFVQIKVGGKR, from the coding sequence ATGGCAAAAAGCAATCTGACTCGAAAGATCAACCTGTACGGCTGGTTGTTCGTTATTCCTGCAGCACTATTCATCTTTATCCTGAACTTCTATCCAATGATTAGTGCGTTCCTGCTTTCGTTGCAATCAGGAAGGGGGAATAACCTGAAATTTGCAGGATTAAAGAACTACGCTCGACTGTTTGAGGATGAGATGTTTCTCACCTCAGTGGGAAACGTTGTCACCTATCTTGTGATCCAAGTCCCCATTATGCTGTTGTTTGCATTGGTCCTGGCCACCATGCTGAACGATCCCAAGCTTAAAGGCAGGGGGATTTTCAGGACCATGATCTTTTTGCCGTGTGCGACCAGTTTAGTTTCCTCGGCCATGATCTTTAAATCATTTTTCTCCATTGATGGGATCATGAATACAGCCCTGGTTGGCATTGGCATGCTTTCTGAGCCGATCAGCTGGCTGACCCATCCCGTCTGGGCAAAATTTGTCATCATCCTTACCATTACTTGGAGATGGACCGGGTATAATACCGTGTTCTATCTTGCGGGACTCCAGAATATCAACCGGAACGTATATGAGGCAGCCCGTATCGACGGAGCCTCAGCGAGCAGGCAATTCTTCTCTATAACCATCCCACTGCTCAAGCCAGTGATTCTCTTGACTACCATCATGTCCACCAATGGGACATTGCAACTCTTCGATGAGGTACGTACCCTGACCAACGGAGGTCCAGGGATTGCAACCCTCTCGATCAGCCAATACATCTATAACCTGTCGTTTATGTACAACCCACAATTTGGGTATGCGGCGGCAGTATCCTATGCAATCCTGGTGATGGTTGCTGTTCTCTCCTTCGTCCAGATCAAAGTGGGAGGTAAGCGATGA
- a CDS encoding ABC transporter substrate-binding protein translates to MKKMLYVLLVLVLGSTMLFAGGAEEKKAEVVDPNAPVTLTVWCWDPMFNIYAMEEAAKIYKDIKPNVTINVVETPWNDLQQKLITSLSANATENLPDIILMQDNAIQKNVMTYPEAYVPLNGKIDLSQFAQFKVDVGTIDGNHYGVPFDNGATGTFLRRDIVEKAGLKVSDFNDITWERFIELGKIVKQKTGVSMISTVANEPDFPMLMLQSAGTWMFNEDGSAYIKDNPVLKEALRITKEMVESGVCLLVPDWNAYIATLNNGTVASTINGCWISGSIQAEESQKGLWAVANTPRFANISSSVNYSSQGGSGWMVMANSKYPDVAIDFLAKTFGGSVALYETILPTSGAIATWLPAAESPVYATPIEFFGGQKIYEDLVGFAGNVPNVKYGVFNYEARDAIARALSEVMQGTNIDAALGTAQKNVEFLMSE, encoded by the coding sequence ATGAAAAAAATGTTGTATGTGCTATTGGTATTGGTCCTGGGATCAACCATGCTATTCGCCGGTGGTGCTGAAGAGAAAAAGGCTGAGGTTGTAGACCCCAATGCCCCTGTCACCTTGACGGTATGGTGCTGGGATCCGATGTTCAACATCTATGCCATGGAGGAGGCGGCAAAGATTTACAAGGACATCAAGCCAAATGTTACCATCAATGTGGTTGAGACACCCTGGAATGATCTGCAGCAGAAGCTGATCACCAGCCTCAGTGCCAATGCCACCGAGAATCTTCCGGACATCATCCTGATGCAGGATAACGCAATCCAGAAGAATGTGATGACCTATCCTGAAGCCTATGTACCCCTCAATGGAAAAATTGACCTTAGCCAGTTTGCCCAGTTCAAGGTTGATGTTGGAACCATAGATGGTAACCACTATGGAGTTCCCTTTGACAACGGAGCAACCGGTACATTCCTCAGAAGAGACATCGTTGAGAAAGCCGGTCTCAAGGTAAGTGATTTTAACGACATCACCTGGGAACGATTCATCGAGTTGGGCAAAATTGTCAAGCAAAAAACCGGTGTGTCTATGATCAGCACGGTGGCCAATGAGCCCGATTTCCCCATGTTGATGCTACAAAGTGCAGGCACTTGGATGTTCAATGAGGATGGAAGTGCCTATATCAAGGACAATCCTGTTCTCAAGGAAGCACTCCGTATTACCAAGGAGATGGTTGAGAGTGGTGTCTGTCTGCTTGTACCAGATTGGAATGCCTATATTGCAACACTGAACAATGGAACGGTTGCCTCTACCATCAACGGCTGCTGGATCAGTGGATCCATCCAGGCCGAGGAGTCCCAGAAGGGCCTCTGGGCTGTTGCAAATACTCCCAGATTCGCCAATATCAGCAGCTCTGTGAACTACTCCAGCCAGGGTGGTTCAGGTTGGATGGTCATGGCAAATTCCAAGTATCCTGATGTTGCCATCGATTTCTTGGCAAAGACCTTTGGTGGGAGCGTTGCTCTATATGAGACCATTCTGCCAACCAGTGGAGCAATTGCAACCTGGCTTCCTGCCGCAGAAAGCCCGGTCTATGCGACCCCCATTGAGTTCTTTGGTGGTCAGAAGATCTATGAGGACTTGGTAGGTTTTGCAGGCAATGTTCCCAACGTCAAGTACGGTGTTTTCAACTATGAAGCCCGTGATGCCATCGCCCGTGCATTGAGCGAAGTAATGCAGGGAACGAACATTGATGCAGCTCTTGGAACTGCACAGAAGAATGTCGAATTCCTGATGAGCGAGTAG
- a CDS encoding sensor histidine kinase, whose protein sequence is MVESERSRRTTPFERALHGYAGFLLALGLVEFLLTYGFNSGESTRPFEFYRTFFVFFAFYCLCIFLLIQARNLLAILLLIFLSLTALWVIGYSLNDFLTIRLSLFLAFQTVLLACCSFPLSLILCPILSTTGVSLLQLPRLLGENELNLALRSTEIPELWAFFSISLGVAFLQVVLTQYRQLYLKAQEQITILNTTITKLTVFSQSLQSYARTAEIEAAKKERFRISREIHDISGYMFTNIIAMMDAIVSTGCRNSEKTSEMCSAARSQAQEGLTETRKALHLLRTNEQDRETGIKAIYKIKKIFEGTTGVTVDIEAGNLPASFGDEIDLVLYRVVQEGLTNALRHGHATQVRMLFWIIRDQVQVIILDNGSGAKKIVKGIGLAGMEERISKLGGTVHAENAPEGGFQLTVTIPLQKEHKHDSNSAG, encoded by the coding sequence ATGGTTGAAAGTGAGCGATCCAGAAGAACGACACCCTTTGAGCGTGCCCTGCATGGTTATGCAGGATTCCTTCTTGCCCTCGGTCTTGTAGAGTTTCTCCTTACCTATGGTTTCAACAGCGGAGAGAGTACTCGCCCCTTTGAGTTCTATCGCACGTTTTTTGTCTTCTTTGCTTTTTACTGTCTCTGTATCTTCTTGCTTATCCAGGCTCGCAATCTCTTGGCAATTCTTCTGTTGATTTTTCTTTCCCTTACCGCCCTATGGGTTATTGGATACTCATTAAACGATTTTCTCACCATTCGCCTTTCACTCTTCCTTGCTTTCCAGACCGTACTACTAGCATGTTGTTCCTTCCCCCTCAGTCTGATCCTCTGCCCAATACTTTCCACCACCGGTGTAAGTTTGTTGCAACTACCCAGGCTGCTTGGAGAGAATGAACTGAATCTTGCGCTCAGGAGTACAGAAATCCCTGAGCTCTGGGCATTCTTTTCAATATCTTTGGGCGTTGCATTCTTACAGGTTGTCCTTACCCAGTACCGACAGCTTTATTTGAAAGCCCAAGAGCAGATTACCATCCTGAATACCACCATCACCAAGCTCACCGTCTTCAGCCAGAGCCTGCAATCCTACGCAAGAACTGCGGAGATTGAGGCTGCCAAAAAGGAGCGCTTTCGTATCAGTCGGGAAATCCATGACATCAGTGGGTATATGTTCACCAATATCATTGCAATGATGGATGCCATTGTCTCAACTGGATGTAGAAACAGCGAGAAAACCAGTGAGATGTGCTCAGCAGCACGTAGCCAAGCGCAAGAAGGATTGACAGAAACCAGGAAAGCGCTTCACTTGCTCAGGACCAATGAACAGGATCGGGAGACTGGAATCAAGGCAATCTACAAAATAAAGAAAATTTTTGAGGGGACTACCGGGGTTACCGTGGATATTGAGGCAGGGAATCTGCCTGCCTCCTTCGGTGATGAAATTGATCTGGTCTTGTATAGAGTGGTACAAGAAGGACTGACCAACGCCCTACGACATGGACATGCGACGCAGGTCAGGATGCTCTTCTGGATTATCAGAGACCAGGTGCAAGTCATCATCCTGGACAATGGTAGTGGAGCAAAGAAAATTGTCAAAGGTATTGGACTTGCCGGTATGGAAGAGCGAATCAGTAAGCTCGGCGGTACAGTCCATGCAGAGAATGCCCCGGAGGGAGGCTTCCAACTAACCGTTACCATCCCCCTGCAAAAGGAGCATAAGCATGATTCGAATTCTGCTGGTTGA
- a CDS encoding response regulator transcription factor → MIRILLVDDQPLFVQSLKMSLESYVDDFQVIGIAKNGTSAIQMALDEVPDVILMDVHLPDINGVEATREILKQNASIKVVMLSTYDEDEYVREALRIGSAGYLLKDISPTELIAAIRALQSGLVQISPKIAAKLINTMYDGTSPKIPEVSGSFEWFDTLTSREKEIFGLIATGYDNQQIADRLFLAEQTVRNNISSIYSKLEVKDRFEIIRLANTIHYH, encoded by the coding sequence ATGATTCGAATTCTGCTGGTTGATGACCAGCCACTCTTCGTCCAGAGCCTGAAGATGAGCTTGGAGAGCTATGTGGACGATTTCCAGGTAATAGGAATCGCAAAGAATGGAACCAGCGCCATACAGATGGCCCTGGATGAAGTACCTGATGTCATCCTGATGGATGTCCATCTTCCTGATATCAACGGGGTGGAAGCCACCCGTGAAATCCTCAAGCAAAACGCTTCTATCAAGGTGGTCATGCTCTCAACCTATGATGAGGATGAGTATGTGAGGGAAGCACTGCGAATTGGGTCAGCGGGGTATCTCTTGAAGGATATCTCCCCAACTGAATTGATTGCCGCCATCAGGGCGTTGCAATCAGGACTGGTACAGATTTCCCCAAAGATCGCAGCCAAATTGATCAATACCATGTACGATGGAACCAGTCCGAAAATCCCTGAGGTATCCGGCAGTTTTGAATGGTTCGATACCCTTACATCACGTGAGAAAGAGATCTTCGGCCTTATCGCCACCGGCTATGACAACCAACAAATAGCAGACCGACTTTTTCTTGCGGAGCAGACGGTACGTAACAATATCAGCTCCATATATTCAAAATTGGAGGTGAAAGATCGCTTTGAGATCATACGCCTGGCCAATACCATTCACTATCATTAG
- the ablA gene encoding lysine 2,3-aminomutase: MEHHQKRTVQERPMQFTDSEQQIVDRFDTDVSRERWRDWKWQLKHCIKDVATFEKLLDYTFPEAKRKDIEATIAKFPMAITPYYLSLIDTDNVENDPIFKQSFPDVRELDIADYDMEDPLHEDADSPVTGITHRYPDRVLFLISNTCAMYCRHCTRKRKVGDVDSIPDRQQINAGLDYIRNTPQVRDVLLSGGDPLMLSDEYLEWILSELRAIDHVEIIRIGTRIPVVLPYRVNEKLVNMLKKYHPLWINTQFNHPRELTKSSRKAVEMLADAGIPMGNQSVLLNDVNDCPRIMKKLVQKLTYSRVRPYYLYQCDLSEGLTHFRTSVGKGIEIMESLRGHTSGFCVPTYVIDAPGGGGKIPIMPNYILSWSTNKVILRNFEGVITTYREPDSYSSVMCDRNCEKCTLELKLDDSDEFKAYGIEKLLADYDDSYSLTPEGHVSVSEAYAEANGEEER, translated from the coding sequence ATGGAACATCACCAGAAGAGAACCGTACAGGAAAGACCCATGCAATTTACCGATTCAGAACAGCAGATAGTAGACCGTTTCGATACCGATGTCAGCAGAGAACGCTGGCGTGACTGGAAATGGCAGCTCAAGCATTGCATCAAGGATGTTGCAACGTTTGAGAAACTGCTTGACTACACGTTCCCGGAAGCGAAACGGAAGGACATTGAGGCAACTATTGCAAAGTTTCCCATGGCCATCACACCCTATTATCTCTCGCTCATCGATACTGACAATGTGGAGAACGATCCCATTTTCAAGCAGTCGTTCCCCGATGTCCGTGAGTTGGATATTGCAGACTATGATATGGAAGATCCCTTGCACGAGGATGCAGACAGCCCGGTTACCGGTATCACGCACCGCTATCCAGACCGTGTGCTCTTCCTGATCAGCAATACCTGTGCAATGTATTGCCGTCACTGCACCAGGAAAAGAAAGGTCGGAGATGTGGACAGCATCCCAGACCGCCAGCAGATCAATGCTGGCCTCGATTACATCAGAAATACCCCGCAGGTTCGCGATGTCCTGCTCAGCGGTGGAGACCCCTTGATGCTCTCTGATGAGTACCTTGAATGGATTCTCTCAGAGTTGAGAGCCATTGATCATGTTGAGATTATCAGGATCGGGACCAGGATTCCTGTGGTACTCCCCTACCGGGTGAATGAGAAGCTGGTGAATATGCTGAAGAAGTACCACCCACTCTGGATCAACACCCAGTTCAACCACCCGCGTGAACTTACCAAGTCCTCGCGTAAGGCAGTTGAAATGCTCGCTGATGCAGGAATTCCCATGGGCAACCAGTCAGTTCTGCTTAATGACGTGAACGACTGCCCCAGAATCATGAAGAAACTCGTCCAGAAACTGACCTATAGCAGGGTACGACCCTACTATCTCTACCAGTGTGATCTCTCTGAGGGACTCACTCACTTCAGGACCTCAGTCGGTAAGGGTATCGAGATCATGGAGAGCCTCAGGGGCCATACCAGTGGTTTCTGTGTACCAACGTATGTGATCGATGCACCGGGCGGTGGCGGAAAGATTCCCATCATGCCCAACTACATTCTCTCCTGGTCCACGAACAAGGTAATTCTTCGTAACTTCGAGGGTGTCATCACTACCTACCGTGAACCGGACAGTTACTCATCCGTGATGTGCGATCGCAATTGTGAGAAATGTACCCTTGAGTTGAAACTGGATGACAGTGATGAGTTCAAGGCATATGGTATTGAAAAGCTTTTGGCGGATTACGATGACAGTTATTCCCTGACGCCTGAGGGGCATGTATCGGTAAGCGAGGCATATGCTGAAGCCAACGGTGAAGAGGAGCGCTAG